Proteins from a single region of Engystomops pustulosus chromosome 5, aEngPut4.maternal, whole genome shotgun sequence:
- the RAB12 gene encoding ras-related protein Rab-12 translates to MDSRPGYHRGLGGGGNNLSYGGSASNSPALTGGQARRRKQPPRPADFKLQVIIIGSRGVGKTSLMERFTDDTFCEACKSTVGVDFKIKTVDLRGKKIRLQIWDTAGQERFNSITSAYYRSAKGIILVYDLTKKETFDDLPKWMKMIDKYASEDAELLLVGNKLDCEIDREITRQQGEKFAQQITGMRFCEASAKDNFNVDEIFLKLVDDILKKMPLDIMRSGLSNSVLSLQPEPEVPPELPPPRPPVRCC, encoded by the exons ATGGATTCGCGGCCCGGATATCACAGGGGACTCGGAGGCGGCGGTAATAACCTCTCATACGGCGGCTCGGCCTCCAACTCCCCGGCGCTGACTGGAGGCCAGGCCCGCAGGAGGAAGCAGCCGCCCCGGCCCGCGGACTTTAAGCTGCAGGTCATCATTATCGGCTCCCGGGGAGTGGGAAAGACCAGTCTGATGGAGAGGTTCACGGACGACACCTTCTGCGAGGCGTGCAAGTCCACAGTGG GTGTCGactttaaaataaaaactgtAGACTTAAGAGGGAAGAAAATTAGGTTACAAATTTg GGACACAGCTGGCCAGGAGCGCTTCAACAGCATCACTTCAGCCTATTACAGAAGCGCCAAGGGTATCATATTAGTCTATGATCTCACTAAGAAAGAGACTTTTGACGATTTGCCAAAATGGATGAAAATGATTGATAAG TATGCCTCTGAGGATGCAGAACTCCTTCTAGTTGGAAATAAGCTGGACTGTGAAATTGACAGAGAAATCACTCGGCAGCAAGGAGAAAAG TTTGCACAACAGATAACTGGGATGCGGTTCTGTGAAGCAAGTGCCAAGGACAACTTTAATGTagatgaaatttttttaaaactggtTGATGACATattgaaaaag ATGCCTCTGGATATCATGAGGAGCGGGTTATCCAACAGCGTCCTATCTCTTCAGCCAGAGCCTGAAGTCCCCCCAGAGCTGCCTCCACCACGACCTCCAGTCCGATGCTGTTGA